The Pyrenophora tritici-repentis strain M4 chromosome 3, whole genome shotgun sequence genome has a window encoding:
- a CDS encoding Chaperone required for the assembly mitochondrial F1-ATPase yields the protein MESIRPCLARVRLSVPSRAYRPLYQCLHTSAARGATPLPHPSVPGPPPETPQAHPSDASERVARKRKQADMMKQAREMRDVYSSSNKPKNMLAKRFWKDVSVQEGNGGLQVFLDHRPVRMPNKQTLTVPTSKPQLATAIALEWDLLMSAQQALKNDYIPMTSLAARAIDIEAADGEGRDNVRNDILAYFMRVLSTDTLLCWAPEKVMNDSLQDGKTLRQVQEEVATGIIAYLQTNVWPGVEIKPTLDPETIIPVEQPELTQQVIRGWCARLPAYELAGLERAVLASKSLLVSVRLIHEWGEAFAQSRKTTDAHRFSIEDATRASSLEVSWQTSQWGEVEDTHDVQKEDLRRQLGSAIVLVGGESS from the exons ATGGAGTCAATTCGCCCATGCCTGGCGAGGGTCCGCCTTTCAGTGCCCTCGAGAGCCTACAGACCGCTCTATCAATGTCTACACACTTCGGCCGCGCGGGGCGCCACGCCGTTGCCCCATCCGTCAG TGCCCGGACCACCGCCTGAGACACCCCAGGCACACCCGTCAGATGCATCGGAGCGGGTGGCGCGCAAGAGGAAGCAGGCAGACATGATGAAACAGGCGCGAGAGATGCGTGACGTCTACTCGTCCTCCAACAAGCCCAAGAACATGCTGGCCAAGCGCTTCTGGAAGGACGTCTCGGTCCAGGAGGGCAATGGCGGCCTGCAGGTCTTTCTCGATCACCGACCTGTCCGCATGCCCAACAAGCAGACGCTTACAGTGCCCACGTCGAAGCCCCAGCTGGCGACTGCCATTGCCCTTGAATGGGACCTGCTCATGAGCGCACAACAGGCCCTCAAGAACGACTACATACCCATGACGTCGCTCGCAGCGCGCGCAATCGACATTGAGGCGGCAGACGGCGAGGGGAGGGACAACGTCCGAAACGACATCCTCGCCTACTTTATGCGCGTCTTGTCCACAGATACGCTGCTCTGCTGGGCGCCGGAGAAAGTCATGAACGACTCACTGCAAGACGGCAAGACACTGCGCCAGGTCCAGGAGGAAGTGGCCACGGGCATCATTGCCTATCTCCAGACAAACGTCTGGCCGGGCGTCGAGATCAAGCCCACGCTCGACCCAGAGACCATCATCCCCGTCGAGCAGCCCGAGTTGACACAACAAGTGATTCGCGGCTGGTGTGCACGTCTCCCCGCCTATGAGCTCGCTGGTCTCGAGCGTGCGGTGCTGGCGTCCAAGAGTCTCCTCGTCAGTGTGCGCTTGATCCACGAATGGGGCGAGGCATTCGCACAGTCGCGCAAGACGACTGATGCGCATCGCTTCAGTATTGAGGATGCGACCAGGGCGTCGAGTCTGGAGGTATCGTGGCAGACGTCGCAGTGGGGCGAGGTAGAAGACACACACGATGTTCAGAAGGAGGATCTGCGGAGACAGCTGGGTAGCGCCATTGTTCTCGTAGGCGGCGAAAGCTCATGA